The sequence ACGCGGAGTTGGAGCAGCAACACATTGTCACTCACACCATTGCTGGTGCGAAGCGCACTCAAACGCTGCATGTGGGCCTTTCCGCTTTGGAGCGGGCTGTTATGGCAGGTGATAATAATGAACTCATAACCAGTCTGATGGCGGGCGAATTAATTTGGGACCCTAAAGAAATACTGAAGGATATGCGGCAGGAGATCTTACACTTTGACGGGCCGCTTAAAGAACGGGTGCTTTTTATGGAATTTGCCCGTTTTTTGCATATGTACGTGAAATCCAAACGATATCTAGATGCAGGCTGCATTATGGATGCTTATAACTGTATATTAATGGCTTTATACCATTGGGCCCGTATTGAAGTGGGTGAAGGTGGGCGCTTTCCGGATCCGGCGGTATGGGAGCAATTAAAGAGTCTCAATACTTCAGTTCATAAATTGTATGAAGAATTAACGATTAGTACAGAAACGCTGGAGCAAAGAGTAGAACTTGTGTTGCTGGCTTGCGAATTTGCAATTATGTCCAAAATGGCTGATTGCTGTACAATGCTTCTTAAGCTTCTAAACGGACGTAAAGAGCCATGGAGTATAAAAGAGTTGCTGCAACACTCGGGCCTGAGCCACCTGGAAGCGGAATTGCCACTGGTCTTACGCAAGCTGGTGTCCCGTTCGCTAGTCCGAGAAATAACATTTTGGGCCGATTCTGCGGATGAAGATGGACATACTATTCGTTATACATTGTAGTTACATGCTTTAAATAAATAGAATAAAATAGAGATAAAATGTTTAGGATAGGGAGAGTCTGAGCACTCTCTTTTTTTGTTTATACCTTATAAAAGTGAGCTATAGAATTTGTAGCGAATATTATAGTTGACTCATTCCTAGATGATGTGTTAAATTATAACTCGTGCCTCTGAAACGACGAATTGCTTCAAAAGCAATGGGAAGTTAACCGAAAAAAAGGAATTAAAAAAAGGTTGACTAAAACAAAGGTGCTGTGATATATTATAAAGGTCGCTGCTGAGACGCAGCAATGACATGAAGAGAGAACTTGATCTTTGAAAACTGAACAACAAGTGAGTGGGATTTTACGAAAGTGAAATCCAAAAGAAGATGAGTTTCACGGCATTTATGCTGGAGTAAACTTGTCGGTTGAGAATGTAAATTCTCGTCAGAGGTTTCAAAATGAGCAATCGCTCTTTTCAATACAAATTGGAGAGTTTGATCCTGGCTCAGGACGAACGCTGGCGGCATGCCTAATACATGCAAGTCGAGCGGAGTTTTGTTGAAAGCTTGCTTTCAACAGGATTTAGCGGCGGACGGGTGAGTAACACGTAGGCAACCTGCCCCATAGTCTGGGATAACTACCGGAAACGGTAGCTAATACCGGATAATTCCTTTTCCCACCTGGGAAGAGGATGAAAGACGGAGTAATCTGTCGCTGAGGGATGGGCCTGCGGCGCATTAGCTAGTTGGTGGGGTAACGGCTCACCAAGGCGACGATGCGTAGCCGACCTGAGAGGGTGAACGGCCACACTGGGACTGAGACACGGCCCAGACTCCTACGGGAGGCAGCAGTAGGGAATCTTCCGCAATGGGCGCAAGCCTGACGGAGCAATGCCGCGTGAGTGATGAAGGTTTTCGGATCGTAAAGCTCTGTTGCCAGGGAAGAACGTCTTATAGAGTAACTGCTATAAGAGTGACGGTACCTGAGAAGAAAGCCCCGGCTAACTACGTGCCAGCAGCCGCGGTAATACGTAGGGGGCAAGCGTTGTCCGGAATTATTGGGCGTAAAGCGCGCGCAGGCGGCTATTTAAGTCTGGTGTTTAAACCTTGGGCTCAACCTGAGGTCGCACTGGAAACTGGGTGGCTTGAGTACAGAAGAGGAAAGTGGAATTCCACGTGTAGCGGTGAAATGCGTAGATATGTGGAGGAACACCAGTGGCGAAGGCGACTTTCTGGGCTGTAACTGACGCTGAGGCGCGAAAGCGTGGGGAGCAAACAGGATTAGATACCCTGGTAGTCCACGCCGTAAACGATGAGTGCTAGGTGTTAGGGGTTTCGATACCCTTGGTGCCGAAGTTAACACAGTAAGCACTCCGCCTGGGGAGTACGGTCGCAAGACTGAAACTCAAAGGAATTGACGGGGACCCGCACAAGCAGTGGAGTATGTGGTTTAATTCGAAGCAACGCGAAGAACCTTACCAGGTCTTGACATCCCTCTGAATCCGCTAGAGATAGCGGCGGCCTTCGGGACAGAGGAGACAGGTGGTGCATGGTTGTCGTCAGCTCGTGTCGTGAGATGTTGGGTTAAGTCCCGCAACGAGCGCAACCCTTATGCTTAGTTGCCAGCACATTATGGTGGGCACTCTAAGCAGACTGCCGGTGACAAACCGGAGGAAGGTGGGGATGACGTCAAATCATCATGCCCCTTATGACCTGGGCTACACACGTACTACAATGGCCGGTACAAAGGGCTGCGAAACCGCGAGGTGGAGCGAATCCCAACAAAGCCGGTCTCAGTTCGGATTGCAGGCTGCAACTCGCCTGCATGAAGTCGGAATTGCTAGTAATCGCGGATCAGCATGCCGCGGTGAATACGTTCCCGGGTCTTGTACACACCGCCCGTCACACCACGAGAGTTTACAACACCCGAAGTCGGTGGGGTAACCCGCAAGGGAGCCAGCCGCCGAAGGTGGGGTAGATAATTGGGGTGAAGTCGTAACAAGGTAGCCGTATCGGAAGGTGCGGCTGGATCACCTCCTTTCTATGGAGAATCGTTTCCTGTAACGGAAACATTCGAACAGAAGCCGCAAGGCTTCTAGTGAACCCTTAGGGTTTGCACACACTCACTCGTTGCTCAGTTTTGAGAGTTGAAGCTCTCAATTTTGTTTTGTCTGTAAGGACGAACAAAACCTTGATCCTTGAAAACTGGATACCGAAACGAATTTGCGTTTTAGAACATTTTATCTGTCGCTTGTGTAAACGAGCGAAAGTGTATTATGGCTTAGCGAAGGTTTTCGATGGTGAAACGACTTTTGGCTTTGAATGATCTGCGAACGGAGTGATCCGGTAGCAACATTCAAAACAAGATGAGTGAACAAGCGAAACACTGGAGCATTGGTTAAGCTAATAAGAGCACACGGAGGATGCCTAGGCGCCAGGAGCCGACGAAGGACGTGGCGAACAACGAAACTGCCTCGGGGAGCTGTAAGCAAGCTTTGATCCGGGGGTGTCCGAATGGGGAAACCCAGCTGTGGTAATGCACAGTTACTCATACCTGAATACATAGGGTATGTAGAGGCAGACCAGGGGAACTGAAACATCTAAGTACCCTGAGGAAGAGAAAACAATAGTGATTCCGTCAGTAGCGGCGAGCGAACGCGGAACAGCCTAAACCTAAGAGCTTGCTCTTAGGGGTTGTGGGACGTCTCACATGGAGTTACAAAGGAATATGGTAGGCGAAGAGGTCTGGAAAGGCCCGCGATAGAGGTAAAAGCCCTGTAGCCTAAACTGTGTTCTCTCCGAGACGGATCCCGAGTAGTGCGGGGCACGTGAAACCCCGTATGAATCCAGCAGGACCATCTGCTAAGGCTAAATACTACCTGGCGACCGATAGTGAAACAGTACCGTGAGGGAAAGGTGAAAAGCACCCCGGAAGGGGAGTGAAATAGAACCTGAAACCGTGTGCTTACAAAAAGTCAGAGCCCGATCTATGGGTGATGGCGTGCCTTTTGTAGAATGAACCGGCGAGTTACGTTTACCATGCAAGGTTAAGGTGAGAAGCCGGAGCCGCAGCGAAAGCGAGTCTGAATAGGGCGATAGAGTATGGGGGCGTAGACCCGAAACCGTGTGATCTACCCCTGTCCAGGGTGAAGGTGCGGTAACACGCACTGGAGGCCCGAACCCACGCATGTTGAAAAATGCGGGGATGAGGTGGGGGTAGCGGAGAAATTCCAATCGAACTCGGAGATAGCTGGTTCTCCCCGAAATAGCTTTAGGGCTAGCCTCGGTATAAGAGTAGTGGAGGTAGAGCACTGATTGGGTGCGGGGCCCGCAAGGGTTACCAAGCTCAGTCAAACTCCGAATGCCATATACTTATTACCGGGAGTCAGACAGTGAGTGCTAAGATCCATTGTCGAAAGGGAAACAGCCCAGACCATCAGCTAAGGTCCCCAAGTGTGTGTTAAGTGGGAAAGGATGTGGAGTTGCACAGACAACCAGGATGTTGGCTTAGAAGCAGCCACCATTGAAAGAGTGCGTAATAGCTCACTGGTCGAGTGACTCTGCGCCGAAAATGTAACGGGGCTAAACACACCACCGAAGCTATGGCTAGATACATTGTATCTGGGGTAGGGGAGCGTTGTATATACGTTGAAGGTATACCGTGAGGAGTGCTGGAGCGTATACAAGTGAGAATGCCGGTATGAGTAACGAAAAGATCAGTGAGAATCTGATCCGCCGAAAGCCCAAGGTTTCCTGAGGAAGGCTCGTCCGCTCAGGGTAAGTCGGGACCTAAGGCGAGGCCGAAAGGCGTAGTCGAAGGACAACAGTTTGAAATTACTGTACCACCGTAATCCGCTATGAGCGATGGGGTGACGCAGGAGGGTAGTGACGCGGACTGATGGAAGTGTCCGTCTAAGCAGTGAGGCTGATGTGTAGGCAAATCCGCACATCGTTAAGGCTGGGCTGTGATGGGGAGCGAAAATTGTAGTAGCGAAGGTCATGATCTCACACTGCCAAGAAAAGCCTCTAGCCAGGAGAAGGTGCCCGTACCGCAAACCGACACAGGTAGGCGAGAAGAGAATTCTAAGGCGCGCGGAAGAACTCTCGTTAAGGAACTCGGCAAAATGACCTCGTAACTTCGGGAGAAGAGGTGCCTCGGTAGGGTGAATAGCCCGAGGGGGCCGCAGTGAAAAGGCCCAAGCGACTGTTTAGCAAAAACACAGGTCTGTGCGAAGCCGTAAGGCGAAGTATACGGGCTGACGCCTGCCCGGTGCTGGAAGGTTAAGGGGAGCGGTTAGGGGTTAAACCCGAAGCTGTGAACCGAAGCCCCAGTAAACGGCGGCCGTAACTATAACGGTCCTAAGGTAGCGAAATTCCTTGTCAGGTAAATTCTGACCCGCACGAATGGCGTAACGACTTGGGCGCTGTCTCAACGAGAGATCCGGTGAAATTTTAATACCTGTGAAGATGCAGGTTACCCGCGACAAGACGGAAAGACCCCATGGAGCTTTACTGCAGCTTGATATTGAATTTGGGTACGATCTGTACAGGATAGGTGGGAGCCAGAGAAGCAGGAGCGCAAGCTTCTGCAGAGGCGACGTTGGGATACCACCCTGATCGTATCTAGGTTCTAACCTAGTACCCTCATCGGGTACGGGGACCGTGTCAGGCGGGCAGTTTGACTGGGGCGGTCGCCTCCTAAAGAGTAACGGAGGCGTTCCAAGGTTCCCTCAGAATGGTTGGAAATCATTCGTAGAGTGCAAAGGCATAAGGGAGCTTGACTGCGAGACCTACAAGTCGAGCAGGGACGAAAGTCGGACTTAGTGATCCGGTGGTACCGCATGGAAGGGCCATCGCTCAACGGATAAAAGCTACCCTGGGGATAACAGGCTTATCTCCCCCAAGAGTCCACATCGACGGGGAGGTTTGGCACCTCGATGTCGGCTCATCGCATCCTGGGGCTGAAGTAGGTCCCAAGGGTTGGGCTGTTCGCCCATTAAAGCGGTACGCGAGCTGGGTTCAGAACGTCGTGAGACAGTTCGGTCCCTATCTGTCGTGGGCGCAGGAAATTTGAGAGGAGCTGTCCTTAGTACGAGAGGACCGGGATGGACGTACCGCTGGTGCATCAGTTGTTCCGCCAGGAGCATGGCTGAGTAGCTACGTACGGACGGGATAAGCGCTGAAAGCATCTAAGCGTGAAGCCCCCCTCGAGATGAGATTTCCCAATTAGTAAGACCCCTTGAAGACGACGAGGTAGATAGGTTGGAGGTGGAAGTGCAGCAATGCATGGAGCTGACCAATACTAATCGGTCGAGGGCTTATCCACAAACAAGCAAGAAACGCAGATTCGATTCGGATTCAGTTTTCAGGCGATTCAAGCCTGTATGAATTTTCCCTGATAGCTCAGTTGGTAGAGCACTCGACTGTTAATCGAGTTGTCACAGGTTCGAGCCCTGTTCGGGGAGCCACATATGGAGAGGTGTCCGAGTTTGGCCGAAGGAGCACGATTGGAAATCGTGTAGGCGCCACAAGCGTCTCGAGGGTTCGAATCCCTCTCTCTCCGCCATATATTTATTAAGACTAAGGCCCGTTGGTCAAGGGGTTAAGACACCTCCCTTTCACGGAGGTAACATGGGTTCGAATCCCATACGGGTCACCATTTTTCACTTGATTTTACTTCGTGAAATTTGGTATGATAACAATTGTTCTATTATGGAGGCTTAGCTCAGCTGGGAGAGCATCTGCCTTACAAGCAGAGGGTCGGGGGTTCGAACCCCTCAGCCTCCACCATATTATTACACAATCTAGCTGTATAGCTAATGACGCGGGGTGGAGCAGCCCGG comes from Paenibacillus sp. 19GGS1-52 and encodes:
- a CDS encoding nucleotidyltransferase-like protein, with the protein product MELSNMTLLSGETFDENVLGAVALRRNGNAPYQSVLLHEFDMVVLVLHAELEQQHIVTHTIAGAKRTQTLHVGLSALERAVMAGDNNELITSLMAGELIWDPKEILKDMRQEILHFDGPLKERVLFMEFARFLHMYVKSKRYLDAGCIMDAYNCILMALYHWARIEVGEGGRFPDPAVWEQLKSLNTSVHKLYEELTISTETLEQRVELVLLACEFAIMSKMADCCTMLLKLLNGRKEPWSIKELLQHSGLSHLEAELPLVLRKLVSRSLVREITFWADSADEDGHTIRYTL